One Mercurialis annua linkage group LG3, ddMerAnnu1.2, whole genome shotgun sequence DNA window includes the following coding sequences:
- the LOC126673138 gene encoding protein NRT1/ PTR FAMILY 2.11-like yields MEGMVEKTASFRLSMEGIEERISSFRSSNKDCLEDKTSSFRSNKEGLEENIAEDNVPNYRGVQAMPYIIGNETFEKLGTMGTVSNLIVYLTTMFNMKSITATNVINIFTGTVNAVPLVGAFISDSYLGRYKTLAVASICSLLGMIVLTLTAGIPSLHPPKCLATEADSCVTASGGQMGFLILALGFLILGAGGIRPCNLAFGADQFNPNTESGKRGINSFFNWYYCTYTFGMMISTTFIVYVQSNVSWTIGLAIPAGLMFMSCALFFLGTKIYVILKPEGSALVSVVQVVVAALRKIRLKNPEHPAISLYNYMPKDSINSKLPYTNQFRWLDKAAIVTDEDEINSDGCPVNPWKLSGIQQVEETKCVMRVIPIWASGIIYYVPVVQQNTYAVLQALQSDRKLGNHGFKIPAASIIVFAMLTLTIFIPIYDRIIVPFLRKMTGKEGGITILQRMGIGIVFSIITMIVSGLVEDKRRYWALTRPTVGISGKGGAISSMTALWLIPQLALAGLTEALNSVGQTEFYYKQFPENMRSIAGSFFYLGLAGSFYLSSLLVTIVHSVTKGSNGNNWLDEDLNKGRLDLFYYMIAVLGVLNLGYFLAFAKWYRYKGRNTNVSEVMNGFEDEEHLK; encoded by the exons ATGGAGGGAATGGTGGAGAAAACTGCTAGTTTCAGATTATCAATGGAAGGCATAGAAGAAAGAATTTCCAGCTTTAGATCCTCTAATAAAGATTGCTTGGAGGATAAAACTTCGAGTTTCAGATCAAATAAAGAAGGCCTAGAAGAGAATATTGCAGAAGATAATGTCCCCAACTATAGGGGAGTTCAAGCCATGCCATATATTattg GGAATGAAACATTTGAAAAGCTTGGGACTATGGGGACTGTATCAAACCTAATAGTGTATTTGACAACTATGTTCAACATGAAGAGCATAACGGCAACTAATGTTATCAATATCTTCACCGGAACAGTCAATGCGGTGCCGTTAGTCGGTGCTTTCATCTCCGATTCCTACCTGGGTCGCTATAAAACTCTGGCCGTTGCTTCTATATGTTCTCTTTTG GGAATGATAGTTCTAACTCTCACTGCGGGAATACCTTCGCTGCACCCTCCAAAATGTCTGGCCACTGAGGCTGACTCGTGCGTTACTGCCTCCGGTGGGCAGATGGGTTTTCTAATACTTGCTTTAGGGTTTCTAATTCTTGGAGCCGGAGGTATTCGTCCTTGTAACCTCGCCTTCGGAGCAGACCAGTTCAATCCGAATACTGAATCCGGCAAGCGGGGCATCAATAGTTTCTTCAATTGGTACTATTGCACGTACACATTTGGCATGATGATTTCCACAACTTTTATAGTGTACGTGCAATCAAATGTTAGCTGGACGATCGGGTTAGCCATTCCGGCCGGTCTAATGTTCATGTCGTGTGCACTTTTCTTCTTGGGTACTAAAATTTATGTGATATTGAAACCTGAAGGGAGTGCTTTAGTTAGTGTGGTGCAAGTTGTGGTTGCTGCTCTGAGGAAAATAAGGTTAAAGAATCCTGAACATCCTGCTATTTCTCTCTATAATTATATGCCAAAAGATTCCATCAATTCCAAGCTTCCGTATACCAATCAATTCAG GTGGCTTGACAAGGCTGCAATTGTAACTGATGAAGATGAAATAAATTCTGACGGTTGTCCTGTAAATCCATGGAAGCTTAGCGGAATTCAACAAGTGGAAGAAACAAAATGCGTAATGAGAGTAATTCCAATTTGGGCATCAGGAATTATTTACTATGTTCCGGTAGTTCAACAGAACACTTACGCGGTCTTACAAGCTCTTCAATCCGACAGAAAACTCGGCAACCATGGCTTCAAAATTCCAGCAGCTTCCATTATAGTTTTTGCTATGCTAACGCTGACGATTTTCATTCCAATTTACGATCGGATTATCGTTCCGTTCCTTcggaagatgaccggaaaagaAGGCGGAATTACCATTCTTCAGAGAATGGGAATCGGAATAGTTTTCTCGATTATCACCATGATTGTTTCTGGTTTGGTTGAAGATAAAAGAAGATACTGGGCTCTTACAAGGCCAACTGTAGGAATTTCAGGCAAAGGAGGGGCAATATCGTCCATGACTGCATTATGGCTAATCCCTCAACTAGCACTTGCAG GATTGACAGAAGCTTTGAACTCAGTCGGTCAGACCGAGTTTTACTACAAGCAGTTTCCTGAAAATATGAGAAGCATAGCCGGGTCATTCTTCTACCTTGGATTGGCAGGGTCATTTTATTTGAGTAGTTTGCTTGTTACAATAGTGCATAGTGTTACAAAAGGATCTAATGGTAATAATTGGTTGGATGAAGATCTAAACAAAGGaagattggatttgttctaTTACATGATTGCTGTTTTAGGGGTTTTAAATTTGGGGTACTTTCTAGCATTTGCCAAGTGGTATAGATACAAAGGTAGAAATACAAATGTTAGTGAGGTTATGAATGGATTTGAAGATGAAGAACACTTAAAATAA